The following are encoded in a window of candidate division TA06 bacterium B3_TA06 genomic DNA:
- the dsrH gene encoding sulfurtransferase complex subunit TusB produces the protein MENLYLVTRSTFERTAWQLAARLAKRGDTICFAQDAVLAVKGPKDLSEKLAELESSGVAVRFLKEDLTARGLSAPQDKVINYDGLTKLIENAKRIIS, from the coding sequence ATGGAGAATCTCTACCTTGTGACCCGTTCCACCTTTGAGCGCACGGCGTGGCAGCTGGCTGCCCGTCTGGCCAAGCGAGGCGACACCATCTGCTTTGCCCAGGATGCGGTGCTTGCGGTGAAGGGGCCGAAGGATCTCTCCGAGAAGCTGGCCGAGCTTGAGTCTTCGGGCGTGGCGGTGCGCTTTCTCAAGGAGGATCTAACGGCCCGGGGGCTTTCTGCCCCGCAGGATAAGGTAATTAACTACGATGGGCTTACCAAGCTCATCGAAAACGCAAAGCGTATTATTTCCTAG
- the gcvH gene encoding glycine cleavage system protein H, whose translation MAEIEGYNLPDELFYHKEHMWVRKEGDVIRVGLNDFSQKLSGELSFIELPETSSEAQADEVIGSYETGKWMGKIYSPVAGEVVEVNEELEDDPTLVNSDPYGKGWIFTMKPADSAEVDALMHGEAAATWLKTEIAKHAK comes from the coding sequence ATGGCGGAGATAGAAGGATACAATCTTCCCGATGAGCTGTTTTATCACAAGGAACACATGTGGGTTCGCAAGGAAGGCGATGTCATTCGTGTTGGCCTCAACGACTTCAGCCAGAAGCTTTCCGGTGAGCTCTCCTTCATCGAACTGCCTGAGACCTCCTCTGAGGCCCAGGCAGATGAAGTGATTGGCTCATACGAGACCGGCAAGTGGATGGGCAAGATCTACTCGCCTGTGGCAGGAGAGGTCGTAGAGGTCAACGAAGAGCTCGAGGACGATCCTACGCTCGTGAACTCCGATCCCTACGGGAAGGGCTGGATATTTACCATGAAACCAGCCGATTCCGCTGAGGTTGACGCTCTCATGCACGGCGAAGCGGCTGCCACCTGGCTCAAGAC